A single region of the Bacillus cereus genome encodes:
- a CDS encoding GRP family sugar transporter — protein sequence MDILLALLPAIAWGNILLVSVKMGGGAYSQTVGMTIGALFFATIMYVFTQPALTMTVLIVGFISGLFWALGQVNQLKTVEKLGVSTTVTISTGMQLVATSIFGVIAFREWTTTTTIVLGTIAILLIVVGVVFTSLDDKENAQPPGQLKKGLLTLIVSTFGYLVYVIIIRWYNIDGWSAILPQAVGMFVGAVVLTSKHKPFNKYAIRNALSGLLWGTGNLFLLLSLPRVGVATSFPLSQTGIVISTFGAIVFLGEKKTKRQLIFIALGSVLIIGGAVLLGMTKA from the coding sequence ATGGACATTTTATTAGCGCTTCTTCCTGCAATCGCATGGGGAAACATCTTATTAGTAAGCGTAAAAATGGGCGGTGGTGCATACAGCCAAACGGTAGGTATGACAATCGGTGCTCTATTCTTCGCAACAATTATGTATGTATTTACTCAACCAGCTTTAACAATGACAGTCTTGATTGTTGGTTTTATTTCAGGTTTATTCTGGGCTTTAGGACAAGTAAACCAATTAAAAACAGTTGAAAAACTAGGTGTTTCAACTACTGTAACGATTTCTACTGGTATGCAACTTGTTGCAACTTCTATCTTTGGGGTTATCGCTTTCCGTGAGTGGACTACTACAACAACGATTGTTCTGGGAACGATTGCAATCCTATTAATCGTAGTTGGTGTTGTATTCACATCACTAGATGACAAAGAAAATGCACAGCCACCAGGACAATTGAAAAAAGGACTTCTTACTTTAATTGTTTCTACTTTCGGCTACCTTGTATATGTAATTATTATTCGTTGGTATAATATCGATGGTTGGTCTGCTATTTTACCACAAGCAGTTGGTATGTTTGTTGGTGCGGTTGTACTGACATCTAAACATAAACCATTTAACAAATATGCAATCCGTAATGCTTTATCTGGTTTACTATGGGGAACTGGAAACTTATTCTTACTTCTTTCATTACCACGTGTCGGAGTAGCAACAAGCTTCCCATTATCTCAAACTGGAATCGTTATCTCAACATTCGGTGCAATCGTATTCTTAGGTGAAAAGAAAACAAAACGTCAATTGATCTTTATTGCACTAGGTAGTGTTTTAATTATCGGTGGCGCTGTATTGCTTGGTATGACGAAAGCATAA
- the modB gene encoding molybdate ABC transporter permease subunit — MSFDAIVSPIFLSLRVAAYATIIVTILGTIIGRALARSSWRYKVILETIFLLPMVLPPTVIGFFLIIIFGNNSPIGMWIESLFQQSIMFTSTAAIIASTVVAFPLMYQSAKTGFSIANVQIEESARDLGASEYQVFLHVTLPLAFPSLLSGMILSFVRALGEFGATLMFAGNIPGKTQTIPTAIYMAIDASNMQLAWTLVVITISMSLLFLLCIQLINKRITNS; from the coding sequence ATGAGCTTTGATGCTATTGTGTCACCGATCTTTCTATCTTTACGAGTAGCTGCATACGCCACCATTATCGTTACAATTTTAGGGACGATTATCGGGCGAGCGCTAGCACGCTCCTCATGGAGATATAAAGTAATATTAGAAACTATTTTCTTATTACCAATGGTACTTCCGCCAACTGTAATTGGCTTTTTTCTCATTATCATTTTTGGAAATAATAGTCCCATTGGAATGTGGATAGAATCATTGTTTCAGCAGTCCATTATGTTCACATCTACTGCTGCGATCATTGCTTCTACAGTCGTTGCATTTCCGCTTATGTACCAATCAGCAAAAACAGGATTTTCTATTGCGAATGTACAAATTGAAGAAAGTGCTCGTGACCTTGGTGCCAGTGAATATCAAGTTTTTCTACACGTGACACTCCCGCTTGCATTTCCTTCCTTACTAAGCGGAATGATTTTGAGCTTTGTTCGTGCGCTCGGTGAGTTTGGTGCTACACTCATGTTTGCTGGGAACATTCCTGGTAAAACACAGACTATCCCAACTGCAATTTATATGGCGATTGATGCAAGTAATATGCAACTCGCCTGGACACTTGTAGTTATCACTATTAGTATGTCACTTCTATTTCTGCTATGTATTCAGCTTATTAATAAAAGAATTACTAACTCTTAA
- the modA gene encoding molybdate ABC transporter substrate-binding protein, with protein sequence MNKFTFRSIGALILSFLLIFSAACTSVEKKEKSAAKEGKTVELTVSAAASLQDALKEIEKQYKEKEPTIQLSFNFGASGALQQQIEQGAPADLFFSAAEDKFQTLVKKGFIDEKEGKNLLGNELVLVVPKDSSLAKFQDLKDEKIKKIALGTPESVPAGKYAKASLTHENLWNDIQNKVVFTKDVRQVLTYVETGNVDAGIVYKTDALISDKVKIGETAAATSHEPIHYPLGVIKESKHKKEATSFYEYLQSKDAQSIFKKYGFTVLS encoded by the coding sequence ATGAACAAATTCACATTCCGATCTATTGGGGCACTTATACTTTCTTTCCTTCTTATATTTAGTGCTGCTTGTACAAGCGTGGAAAAGAAAGAAAAGTCAGCTGCTAAAGAGGGAAAAACAGTCGAACTGACTGTATCAGCTGCCGCTAGCTTACAAGATGCATTAAAAGAAATTGAAAAGCAATATAAAGAGAAAGAACCAACTATTCAACTTTCTTTTAACTTCGGTGCTTCTGGTGCACTTCAACAACAAATTGAACAAGGCGCGCCTGCTGATTTATTCTTCTCTGCAGCAGAAGATAAATTCCAAACTCTTGTTAAAAAAGGATTCATTGATGAAAAAGAAGGGAAAAATCTTCTTGGAAATGAACTAGTTCTAGTTGTCCCAAAAGATAGTTCTCTTGCAAAATTCCAAGATTTAAAAGATGAAAAAATAAAGAAAATCGCACTTGGTACACCTGAATCCGTACCTGCGGGAAAATATGCAAAGGCTTCTCTCACACATGAAAATCTTTGGAATGACATTCAAAATAAAGTCGTGTTTACAAAAGACGTTCGCCAAGTGTTAACATATGTAGAGACAGGCAATGTCGATGCCGGTATCGTATACAAAACAGATGCTCTTATTTCAGACAAAGTAAAGATTGGTGAGACAGCAGCAGCTACTTCTCATGAGCCAATTCACTATCCTTTAGGTGTTATAAAAGAATCTAAGCACAAGAAAGAGGCGACTTCATTTTATGAGTATTTGCAGTCAAAAGATGCACAATCTATCTTTAAAAAATATGGATTTACAGTCCTATCATAA